Below is a window of Clostridium sp. JN-1 DNA.
ACCCTTTCTCTGCCGCCAGTTAATTCTTCCCCCTTACTCATCCTTATATATTTACCTATGTCCAAATTCTTAGCTACTTCATAAAGTGAGTTTTCACATACGATAAGTGCTCTCTTCCTAGTAAGTTCACCCTCAGCTTTCTTTTTATAATTTAAAAACAAGTATTCTGATATACAAATTTGTAAGACAGCATCTCCTAAGAACTCAAGTCTTTCATTGAACTTAATTTTTTTGTTCCCGTTTGCATAAGAACTATGAGTAATTGCAGTTTCTAACAGCCCCTTATTACTAAAATTAACACCTAATTTCATTTCTAATTCTTCTGGTACATATATATCTTTCATATTAACTCCTTCTTGAAGTTTATTCTTCAACCTGCTATGACATAACAAATTCAAGAATAAACTACATTTTTACAAACTTAAAGCCCCGTATATAAACGGGACTCTCAAATTATTCTTCTGTATGAGCTTTTATGTAATCAACTATATCCCCAACAATAGTTACTTTTTCAGCATCTTCATCAGGTATTTCTAAATCAAACTCTGTCTCTAGAGCCATTATCAATTCAACAACATCAAGAGAATCAGCACCTAAGTCATCGATAAAAGATGATTCCATTTTTATTTCCCCTGCATCAATACCAAGTTGTTCTGATATTATACTTTTAACCTTTTCAAATATCACAGT
It encodes the following:
- the acpP gene encoding acyl carrier protein; its protein translation is MIFEKVKSIISEQLGIDAGEIKMESSFIDDLGADSLDVVELIMALETEFDLEIPDEDAEKVTIVGDIVDYIKAHTEE